In Rhodamnia argentea isolate NSW1041297 chromosome 5, ASM2092103v1, whole genome shotgun sequence, the DNA window ACTTTTCTTTTGTGCTGGTGAcggacatttttctttttcttttgtcaaattcAGTGATGAATGTTGGGGTGCCAAAAGCTTGTCTATTATTGACATGAGCAAAGTGTTCTTAGAAAGAGAGagcataaaaataaattataagaagAAAGTGGCATAAAAAagagaaacgaaaaaagaaaaggaagaatgcTTCCAAAAAATGTGGGACCACAAAGgtcaaaattgtcaaaacatTGTGCTAGGGGGGAGCGTTTTAGCCGCAATGGGAGTGAAAAAAgcatcatccaaaaaaaaaaaaaattagaactgaattcAATTTCGCACCGCAAGTTTTATAGCTGGATGTTGCAATTTCCTCACAATTTACAAGCCCCCTCTGACACTTTGATGTTAAAATGCTTCAATCTAGGCATGAATGGGACAATTCAATCAAGCGAAacgaaaaaggaagaaagaatcgTGCCAAAAACGTAATCGTGGCTTAAGGGTTAATTACAGCTCATCACTTAAATAATCAAACACCAATTATCCCAGCCAAGCCCATGGAGCATGCACGTGGCACTCAGTGATTGGCATGCTCGAGCGCCGCTAATCAAATTTGCGTATGATTTAATAGgaagttttaaaaatttcttgGTACATGCGACATTACTCATATTTTAATATGTCATCCGAGTTTCCTTAGCAAATCCGTCGCCAGAAAAACCTTAATCACCAATTCGACAAATGTTCGCAAATGCTCCTattcaaacaatttcaaaaacACAAATGTAGCTATACATAAAAAAAGTCATGGGGATTAAAATCTCAACCACAAAATCCAATATTCATGCGAAAACAAAGTGCTGAATTATGGTCcatttttcgacccaaaaaaaaaagtgtggtcCATTTAAATTGTGTAAGTAGtcatcaagaaaaaaataaaaagaaataaagtaaATCATATTTAGACTCACATGCATCGTTCATAATAAAAAAGatggggaaattttcaaataaaggcccgaaagtgctctcgttttctcaaataagggcccgaagtgaatcttatttcaaataagggcatggagTGCATAACTTATTTCAAACTAGGGCCTTAATggcaattttgtcatttttttttatttttatttttgtcttttcttcctttttcaattttttcacgaattaaaaaagttaaatgtcaaaagaaataataataataataatacaccCTCCCGCCTGTTTTCGATGAGCTCGCCACCGAGAGATGAGGGCCTATTAGCTCACATTGGAACCAAGAGAAAAATcaacataaaaattatattaaatatcATATTTGGACTAAAACAACATCGTTTTAGTAACATCATCGCAATGTATGacagataaaatattaaaacaaaaacaatgtCAGTATTTTTTGTTAGCCAAATTTGACGAAGTTAATGGAATGACTCGAttgtactaatttgacaagttttaggacttgattgcaccttttgcaagttttaggactctatTGTACTTTCATGGCAAGTTTTACTACTTATAGTGAACATATCCCTTCTTCGAATTAAGGCGCACAACtccctaaacattttcaaactATTCAATCATGTCCTAGAATTTCTTTTGTGCAATGGAATCCTGTTGGGATAATTACATATTTGTCCTTGTGAAATGctatccaaaaagttttaatttatttaatgtggtacATGAACTTTAGTACTATgagtagacatggccatgggttggtttgggcccggaaccggcccgtggaaTAACAGGAATCGGCCTGTTGACCGTAACGGTTGAttacggtttaaaaaaattcgaaaccaGCCCGAAATTgctcgccaaaaaaaaaaaacaaaggggaaaaagagCCAACGGCTCTTTTCCCCCCCCCCAAATGGCCCAAAATtgggtcgaaccggtccgaaatAGGAGGTTCCAAACCGGAATCGGGACCACCCCTTGAAAGGCCGGTTTCGattcaagcatggccacgaaccggaaccgccgattcACGGCCCGTGACCATGTCTTACTATGAGTAATATCGtcaatgaacttttaatttgctcgatatggtttatgaacttttaatacTTATTTCATTTAGTACAAAAGgtatatgaaaaatattgtccCTGAACTTGAAAATGGTGATGGGATAGACACATTCATGTTAGTGGTGACTAAGAAAATTGGTTCTCAGATGTAGTATTAATGTGTTGACCGGATAAGATattgaaaaactttaaaaaaccaaactacaaaatagaaaaaaaaattaaaaaaaaaagaggaagggcAAGGTAGCTTGGGGCGGTAGTGTTGTCACAATGAGTCGGTGAGGGATGTCATTACCGAagaatattaacaaaaaaaaatcttaaatttattgcatttataccaattcagtcataaatgtttaatttatctaatttagtattaaaaattttgacaattcaatcctaaacatttcaattgtgtcaatttagtcctaaactttgttaatgaattaccaaTATAAttctttcggctaattttggcagTAAATTGCTAACATATGAGTCCAATCGGCGCCATGGCATGGCTAGTCATGAcatgcataattttttaaaaaattttgaaatttttatttaatttttactaatttgtacgtttttcttttcttttttctccaaaaaagtcaaacaaaaattatccacgtacAATCGCTACGTGAGCGACTTCCgaccaaaattagtcaaaaggactacattgataattcattaaaaattttatgaccgaattgccaatttctcaaaagatataGGACTAAATaagtacaattgaaaagtttatgaccgaattggtaaattgtcaaaaaatttgaaattaaaattgGCTCAACTAAAacactgaattggcacaagcgtaggtttatcacttttttgggtaattttctcgCCATTGACAAGCCCTTGCCGACTGCTGCCAAGGTTAGGCGAGCCGGGTTCACCCAATTGCGTGGAGTTGATAGCTGTATCGGCACTTTCGTTCATAATTTTCATGGGAGGACcaattcaaaaaacaaaaaaaaagtgcataGATTCGCGACGCAATTGCACAAAAGGAGAAAAGTTCAGGGAAAGTCAACAATTTGAAAAAGCACGTGCACCTCTGCGCCCTTCCCGCTCCGTCCAGTTTATTTTGAGAAAGAACATGCTCCAGTATCCATCTATAACGTTTTGACATAGTCCAGGTGAAGATACTTTCCACTCCATCCATGTCTTGGACATGGGGCACAAGAAACTTGTCCATAGCATGCCTCTCACCCTCAGCCCCGCAGGAAAAGACCCGCATTGCCGAAGCCGTCGTATCAGTCCCGACCACCCCAACAGTGGTTGAAGATCGACACTTCGATCCAGGTATGCTATGACATTAGGACCATTGGACCATTCTGTTGGCTGTGGAAAGACCTCGCAGATTTAGGACCAAGTGTCCTTGAAGTGTATTATCCTGTTGAACAAGAGAATGTCTTCCACTGATATGTTATCCCTCTCGCCCCCGACCCCGACAACTGAGAACAACATTTACCCGCAATTCCGTTCCTCACAAGGACACGGCTTTATCATCTCTAATACCATCATCCATGCATCAGATCCAAATCTAACCACACTTAATAAATTATTCATTGCACAATCACAGAAAGTCATCCCTCATCAAGTACCAGGTCTATGGTGAATTTTTACAGGAGATAAGCCAAAGCAGTTTCGTTTGGACAAGTATGTACAGCTACTAGGGAGTTCACCCAACAGGCAAGACAGCCGATCCAAGGAGCTCAACTAAAGAAGTCTTCAGGACCAGATGCATCGCCCCCGTCATCTGAAGAACTGGGATTGTTTCCattaaatgtaaaaataaactCCATGAGATCCCGACCAGTTGCGGAGCTAGAGGAGTCATCTCTATTATCTCCCGAATCTGTTCTTCGCCTTTCCATGGAAAACAATCGCAAAAGCAGGTCCTGGGGAGAAGATATTCTGTACATCCAGCCCCTAGACTTCGGCCTCGTCTGAAGAAACAAAGCAGCGAGACCCTAACATTAATCTTCAGAACCATTGTACTGACCAAATAAATTAAGTAGCCAGGATCACTATGATCGCCAATAAAATATCAATTTGCAAAAATTTGTCCTAACAAGCTCCACACATATCTTCACAATATCTGCCCCTTGAACAATAATTGTAAGGGCGGTAAACCCTGCACATACACACCCACGGATGCATAGGGAGGATAGCAGGAGCAATTACATAACGGTTCCTATCCCCACAAGGGAGCAGCAAAATTTAGTCAATAACATTTTCcatgttcaaaataaaaatcagaagagGAATGGGAAGGTGGAAAAGGGAGAGGAAAAGGCAAGGagagcaaagagaaaaagaaataggtGCACAGTCAAGCAACCAAGCCTCATTTCTTGCAGATATCTGAACTGATCGGGAAATCACACATAATGATTCCCCGTCCTCTAATAAAAACACTGCAAACACTTTGAGGTTTCATGACACAGAGTTTCTTGTACACATGTGCCAACATGTGAGAAATGATCTGCAATTTTCTGGCCCCATTGTCTATATTAATGAAGCAAAGTATTATGAGAATATCATCAAGCATACTACATTTTGAAATTGACTTCAAGTTCCCTAAAGTAAAAAAGGCAGCAAGATATTAATATCACCAATGTCGTCCCTGATAGgctatgaaaaaaatttctgagGATGAGCCATACCCGTTGGATATTGGTGGGTAGTGTAgctttttcaatagcctttgGCGTCCATATCTTAACATCATCTTCAAGTCCACTGCTCGCCAATACTACTTCATGAGGATGAGGTTCTACACAGTTTACCACATCCTCATCTGCTTCCATGACACGAATGAGCTCTCCACCCTGTTTCTTCCAAATGAATATCCTCCCACAGTCAGACCCGCTTGCCACATATTCACATTTAGGACCAAAGAAATTCACACCTTTAACAGTCTCACAGTTCCTGTGCCCTTTATAAACTTGGGGATTAACTTTTTCCCTAAGATCTGTATTGGATAAAGATGCTACCGCCTCACTTGTAACTGCATCAGGACCTAATCCCATGTCTTGAGTGAAGAGGTATATAAATTCATCATTGTAAGAGACCAGAAGCTCACTCTGATCAGAGAAGGCTAAGCCGGTTATTCCAACTTGTTCATCACCAACCAAATGTGGAGGACAGAAGTAATTGGCAGGTTGGCCAAAGTCCGTAGATCCATCCCACTTATGTTTACGGATATCATAAAGTCGGGTTAACTCATCTGACCCAGCAACTGCAAAGAGATTTGGATTCCTTGGATCAATTGCAATAGCATTTAACTGAATGACCGGCATGTAACTTCCCCTATCAAGTGGATGGCAAGTAAAAAGTTCTGTGACACTCTTAGTCCTAAGATCAaactggaaaagaagaaaatggcaATGTCACATAACTGACAGGTCAATTGGATTATGCTTCTGCATAACCATTGGAAAGATATAAATAGCATCCTATGATCAATTTGAGTATTGTAATTGCGAACATTTATAATTTGACACGTGCCTACATGTCCGAATTTCGTGAAGTGCAACAAAAATGGAAACAAATAAATCTGTGCATAACCATTGGAAAGGTATGAATAACATCCTATGTTCAATTTGAGTATTGTAATTGACACCATTTATAATTTGACATTACTACTTGTCTGAATGTCGTGAAGTGCAACAAAAATGGAAACAAATAAATCCATGAAAATATGGTGAGATATCTTTGAGATGCCTGAGAATGATCATTAAATGGTTCGATGGCACCTCATGCGTGTTAACAGctttgtatttgtatttttaCCTTCTCCAAAACACATATTTCATAAAGCATAATCAAGATTTTTTCTTCATGAATATTTCAAAACGTATAGTTGTCAACATGCATCGCCGCTCCTTCAAGAGAGTAGATTTTATCTCatcagaaattagaaaaataacacACCACAAAATGTGATTTCTGGATAGGAAACTTACATGTTGAACCAACCCATCTTCCCCACACGAGTAAAATACATGGGGACTTCCCGGCTCAATAGCCAATCTATGGGCTCTACCCTGATGTTTGGCCAACAAAGACGTCTTGACAGGTCCACTCTCTGGAAGTTGAGCATGTCTCACCTAAATTCAATTGAGGTGTTGAATCAGAAGAATTGCCCATAACGCAACTATCCCCAACCCaactcatattgctaaaacatgtAAAAAGAGTGTCAAACACGAGGCAAATTAATAAACCTCGGCACCTTATGCCTAAAAGATTAGTGCAAATCACAAAAAACACCGCTGCTTTTACCAACCACTAACATAAAAGAATTTAGAAGGGGATATTGCACTGGTCGTCGCAAAGGATGCTTTGCATCCCAAGAGAACCATACCTGTCCATCTGCAGCACAAGTGACAATACTTCGATCATCTGTGTAAGGCATGATCTTTGCATTGAAAACATTGTTCTGATGACCAGAATGAAATGCAAGCTCAACATTTCCAGTTTCCCAGTCCCACAATGTAACCAGTCTGTCATCAGAACCAGAGACCAGGATGTCACCACTTGAGTTAAAGCTGATGGTATTCACACAACCCCTATGATGTTTTAGATTCCTGTAGATCTGGAACCGCAACACAAGATCCTGAAAtataaagaaacaagaaaagtgaatcaactttTCATCACCGTAATAAAAATTAACACAACAGCAAAGGCTCAGCTTATCGTGAGTGGGGTTGGTGATGAAGGGTTAAAAGAGCAGGAGTCTCCCTCTTATGCAGATGCTCGTCTATTGCACAAAGTCTTCCCCTTCCATCAAACTTTGAGGAATATGAATAACCTTACTATAGCTGAATC includes these proteins:
- the LOC115726102 gene encoding DDB1- and CUL4-associated factor 8-like; protein product: MESIGEMDVNKRRRVSRGQDRPAAGVWLREIGELSNRNFSYRHRASEDLVLRFQIYRNLKHHRGCVNTISFNSSGDILVSGSDDRLVTLWDWETGNVELAFHSGHQNNVFNAKIMPYTDDRSIVTCAADGQVRHAQLPESGPVKTSLLAKHQGRAHRLAIEPGSPHVFYSCGEDGLVQHFDLRTKSVTELFTCHPLDRGSYMPVIQLNAIAIDPRNPNLFAVAGSDELTRLYDIRKHKWDGSTDFGQPANYFCPPHLVGDEQVGITGLAFSDQSELLVSYNDEFIYLFTQDMGLGPDAVTSEAVASLSNTDLREKVNPQVYKGHRNCETVKGVNFFGPKCEYVASGSDCGRIFIWKKQGGELIRVMEADEDVVNCVEPHPHEVVLASSGLEDDVKIWTPKAIEKATLPTNIQRTRPKSRGWMYRISSPQDLLLRLFSMERRRTDSGDNRDDSSSSATGRDLMEFIFTFNGNNPSSSDDGGDASGPEDFFS